Genomic window (Paenibacillus sp. 37):
CGAAAGCTCCTGCCTCGGCGCAGCCGTACTGGGCTTGTATGCTCTGGGCCGCATCGATTCCCTAAGTGCCGTCTCCGGCATGATCGGATCAACGCACCGGCACCAGCCTGACCCGGACAGTGTCCGTGTTTATCGGGAGTTGCTGCCCATCTTCATCCGCATCTCCCGCAAATTCGAAGAAGAGTACGCGGATATCGCTGCTTTTCAGAATAAGACGATGCAGGGGTAGGGAAGGCGTCGGATGTTACACGTCGGAGATTCAAAACGTTGAACATGGAATACGCTAACGAATCATAGACACTTTATTTGAAGCTTATAACATGTTTTCAAAATCTAACGAACCTGAGCCACCTTATATCGGCTTACATGGGCAAAAAACTGCAAAATATCTGAACATGTAGCCTTTTAACGTGTCTGTGTTTCGTTAGAATCTTGAATTCACGAAATACCTTCCAATAGCGTGCGTCTGGTCCGTTAAAAGTGACCAAACAACGTTAATACAAAGGAAATCACCATCTCCTAAGCTACATCCGGCTCAGATTAACATTCGACTCTAACGACTAGTTTTATACACGTTTACGAGGACCCTCCCGCCATGTTTTGGACATGCGGGAGGGTCTTTTTCATTTACAAATCAGATCTTCACAGACTGTTTTTGTGTACCAATTATCTTGAGGAAATTGCGCTATTCGATAAATGAATCCCCCCACCTCAGCGCCTTTCAAACTAGCTAAATATACACAAAAAAGCCACACAGCTTAAAGACTGTGGAGCTTCGTTTCTAACCATTTCAATTTCTCATATTTACACTCCGCTGTTACTGATTATACTTGCTGAACGCATTCCGGTCGGCCTGTACATTCTCCAGATACACAATCTGGCCCGCATCATTTACACGCGCGATATCAATGCCTGCTTTGGCATATACCGTTCCGTCTGCCGTTTGTCCGCATACCGCCCAGTTGGTTTGGTAGCTGCCGTCAGGCTGTTCCACCCAACCGTCCCACATATGTTTTACGTCCTTATTGTATTCGTAGAAAGCTTTCATGAAACCATCGAACCCTGATCTGCTGGTGCCGTTAAGCACAATCTCTGCGTCCGGTGTAAACAGGGACAATAAATCCTGCATGGCGCGCTCGTCTGTACGTGAAGCATCAAATAAACGGAAATAGTTGTTCAACAGTGTAGTGGTACTTATAGTACTCATATTTATATTCCTCCTAGAATAAAAAGCCATTTTCCAATCTTTCAGTTCGAATATTTTCGAAATAACTGAAAAGAAATGTAACACACTTCTTATACTGCCCGCAAGAGATAGTTCGATTTTTTTCAAACATTGAAAGAGGAAGCCGAATATGCTAACGTCAAGATATGAGAACTCCAACGATACCTATGGCTTCGGAATTGAAGCTGACCACGGTCTGCAATGCATTGGGCGATCCGATCCGTATGAAAATTGCACACTGTCTGGCCAGCTCTGGCGAGAAAAACTGTTCCGCCTTCGAAGTAGACCATATTTCCAAATCCACGTTGTCCCATCACATCAAGATTTTACGTGAAGCTGGCGTGATCCAGCCGCGCATTGAAGGTAAACAGCACTTTTACTCCCTACGAAAGGAAGAACTAAACGTACGTTTTCCAGGCCTCGTCGAGATGATTCTGAATACAACCGCGGAATACGTAACATTAAAGTAAGCAGGTCTGGGATAAACAAATGATGATCGCAATTCCCATAAAGGAGGCTAACTATATGGACAAAAAAGCGGCAAAGATACTGCTGAGCACATTCTGGGGAGGTGGCGGCTGGAAAACAACCTCTCTACCCTTCTCTGGAGATGAATTTGAATATGCCAAAAGCAAAGGCGTTATGTTCGATCCACTCACGATCACGCATGACGAGATTGTCCAGCGTCTGTACGACATGCATCAGGATGACTCGTTTAAGGAACGGGTGATTTCGGCATTTCTACATAGTCTGTCCACCAAAAAAGTCTATCTACGTAGCGCATTATCCAGCTGGGCTTTAACATCGCACATGCCTTTACACACCTATGCGGAACGACCTGCCCTTCACCCTAACACCAGTGCCTGTGGGGATTGTAACTTCCTGCGTTTGCAGTCAGACAAGGAATATTCCAACGTCGACTTAAACGTCCTTAATTTTGAACGGATCAAGTGGGGCGGCGTGCGTCACGGTTGGCTTATCTATTGCCTGATGGATCTGGAATTACTGCGTAAGGACAACGATACAAGCTATGAAGTAACCCCTGAAGACCAAGCTATCCTTGTAAAGCTGCTTGAAGCAGCTCAGACGGAAGACCCCAAGGACAGTGCACGTTCACTGGAGAAAAAGTGGAAAGATATCTTGCCTTCCAGCAAACAGGAGCGGGATGCCCTGCTGGAAATCTGGGCGGCAGCCGGAATATTGGTTCCTGGAGATAAACCGAGAAAAGGCAAGGGTGGTTCCGGTGATTTCATCTTTGCAGCAATCTGGCAAGGTGATGATGGATATCATGCGGAAACTGTAAATCATTATTTCGGCTCCTATCTTCCTCAAAAGCAATAGAATCCGATTTCTGCTCACTATTGCGTACGTCTGGTTACAATAATGACATCGACAGATTTCCTGTTTAACTCGTATAATAAGGGGAAATTGGTAGATGGGAGTGAAACAAGCGAGTTTATGGTATACATACTGGCTTTTATAGTGTCTTTTGCTGTCGTGGTTCTGCTTATTCCGCCGCTTGGTCGACTGGCTCACCGGCTCGATTTTGTGGACAAGCCTCGGGAAGATGTGGAGCGTAAGCTACACAGGCAACCTATCCCGCTCACGGCGAGTTACGCGATATTTACTGGATTTTTCCTGACATACATTGCTCTGACGAAAGAAATCACATGGGAAACAGCGGCTCTGGTCGCTGGTGGTATGCTTCTGCTAACGATTGGTACCGTCGACGACTGGTACAAAACAAAAGGCAAAGATTTTCCTGCCCTGCCCAAAATGCTCGTACAGGTCTCTGCGGCAGTACTCGTATTTGCTTCTGGCATTGCGTTCACCGGA
Coding sequences:
- a CDS encoding nuclear transport factor 2 family protein, producing the protein MSTISTTTLLNNYFRLFDASRTDERAMQDLLSLFTPDAEIVLNGTSRSGFDGFMKAFYEYNKDVKHMWDGWVEQPDGSYQTNWAVCGQTADGTVYAKAGIDIARVNDAGQIVYLENVQADRNAFSKYNQ
- a CDS encoding ArsR/SmtB family transcription factor, with translation MRTPTIPMASELKLTTVCNALGDPIRMKIAHCLASSGEKNCSAFEVDHISKSTLSHHIKILREAGVIQPRIEGKQHFYSLRKEELNVRFPGLVEMILNTTAEYVTLK